The following are encoded in a window of Cydia strobilella chromosome 1, ilCydStro3.1, whole genome shotgun sequence genomic DNA:
- the LOC134740609 gene encoding facilitated trehalose transporter Tret1-like, with product MTQTQIRENKAPISRTRVVASQVLACLALDLLLVGLGMSISFVTMVLPEVLDAKEGLSINEKQASWFGGMAFLCQPLGSIFSGPLLDHFGRKKALFLVNIPHLVAWLLMYYAWDVPSLFIANALLGIGTGIMEAPSITYVGEVSDSSVRGILTTLTNSFTSTGMFLSYLLGTVLPWRQAALVSLAVPLTTMLVVLFVPETPIWLLSKGRQKEALRSLCQLRGWCKPEDVQEEFDELLKYNDAIHQCVVCLKEDKTAHPCEHMTAPLIKRIVLKYKHVFLVKETMRPFALVMSYFLFYLFSGLMPIRPNMINFCKALGMKYETKTIVVLVGAVFIVMNLLSAVIVKLIGKRKLVIGSLSATALCSLFISIYAGINLPRDLFSYEPHTFPEATDTLPVVLFMMLVCFTSLGIPWVVLSEVFPFRSRGMATGLAAALSYVILFVATKTNYNIESAFHLSGAFTIYAIFGFLGSMYLYFYLPETENKTLVEIEAFYKGNRKIFADDFLINAFKKKSSNDANAPMLVN from the exons ATGACACAAACACAGATAAGGGAAAACAAAGCTCCGATCAGCAGGACGAGAGTTGTCGCCTCACAG GTTTTAGCATGCCTGGCGCTGGATCTGCTACTGGTGGGGCTCGGCATGTCTATCAGCTTCGTGACAATGGTGCTGCCAGAAGTACTGGACGCCAAGGAGGGGCTCTCTATCAACGAGAAACAAGCCTCATGGTTTG GTGGAATGGCATTCCTCTGCCAGCCGCTCGGTAGTATATTCTCCGGACCGCTCCTGGACCATTTCGGACGAAAAAAGGCCCTATTCCTGGTTAACATACCTCACCTTGTCGCGTGGCTGCTCATGTACTACGCCTGGGATGTGCCCTCGTTGTTTATTGCGAATGCGTTGTTGGGCATCGGTACGGGCATCATGGAAGCTCCGTCCATTACATACGTCGGTGAAGTTAG CGACTCGTCAGTAAGGGGGATCCTGACGACGCTGACCAACAGTTTCACGTCGACCGGCATGTTTCTGTCCTACCTCCTTGGTACAGTGCTGCCGTGGCGGCAGGCGGCGCTCGTGTCGCTCGCTGTACCACTTACCACCATGCTGGTCGTGCTGTTT GTACCCGAGACTCCGATATGGCTGCTTTCCAAGGGGAGGCAGAAAGAGGCCTTGCGGTCGCTCTGTCAGCTACGAGGATGGTGCAAGCCAGAAGATGTCCAGGAAGAATTCGACGAGCTCCTCAAATACAACGACGCTATCCACCAATGTGTCGTATGCCTTAAAGAAGACAAAACTGCCCATCCATGCGAACACATGACGGCGCCCCTCATTAAGAGGATTGTACTAAAATACAAGCACGTTTTTCTTGTGAAAGAgactatgagaccgttcgcccTAGTGATGTCATATTTCTTATTCTACCTGTTTAGCGGACTCATGCCAATCAGGCCGAATATGATTAATTTCTGCAAGGCCCTAGGGATGAAGTACGAGACAAAAACTATAGTG gttcTAGTCGGCGCAGTATTCATTGTCATGAACTTGCTATCAGCGGTAATAGTTAAATTAATTGGCAAACGCAAGCTGGTCATCGGCTCCCTGTCGGCAACAGCTCTTTGCAGTCTCTTCATCAGCATATACGCGGGGATAAACCTGCCGCGAGACCTCTTCTCCTACGAACCTCACACGTTCCCCGAGGCGACGGACACTCTCCCAGTAGTGCTCTTCATGATGCTAGTGTGCTTCACAAGTCTGGGAATACCTTGGGTGGTGCTTTCTGAAGTATTTCCATTCAG GAGTCGCGGAATGGCGACGGGTTTGGCTGCAGCGTTGAGTTATGTCATTCTCTTCGTTGCAACTAAGACTAACTACAACATAGAGTCAGCATTTCATCTCAGTGGGGCATTTACAATTTATGCCATATTTGGCTTCCTTGGTAGTATGTATCTATATTTCTACCTACCAGAAACAGAAAACAAGACATTGGTAGAAATAGAAGCCTTTTACAAGGGAAATCGAAAGATTTTCGCTGATGACTTTTTGATTAATGCTTTCAAAAAGAAGTCAAGTAATGATGCTAATGCTCCTATGCTAGTCAAttaa